The following coding sequences are from one Culicoidibacter larvae window:
- the wecB gene encoding non-hydrolyzing UDP-N-acetylglucosamine 2-epimerase: MKKIKVLLSFGTRPEAIKMAPLVLELKKHEAIEPIVCVTGQHRQMLDQVLEVFAIVPDHDLSVMKDQQTLYDVTSNVLCGMKDVLEQEHPDIVLVHGDTTTTFATALAAFYQQIPVGHVEAGLRTHNIYSPFPEEFNRQAAGIIATLHFAPTETAKANLVSEGKNTDHIYVTGNTAIDALQTTVSDDYEHEMLKWADGSRLILLTAHRRENLGEPMRHMFRAIRRVVEEHDDVKVIYPVHLNPLVQAAAQEELGDHDRIRLINPLEVIDFHNFLNHANIILTDSGGIQEEAPSLGVPVLVMRDTTERPEGVAAGTLKLAGTDEATIYQLITELLDDPAVYQSMATASNPYGDGHASERIAAIIEEYFSDK, encoded by the coding sequence ATGAAGAAAATTAAAGTTCTATTGTCGTTCGGAACCAGACCGGAAGCAATAAAGATGGCACCATTAGTGCTGGAATTAAAGAAACATGAGGCGATTGAGCCGATTGTTTGTGTAACTGGTCAACACCGGCAAATGCTGGATCAAGTTTTGGAAGTATTTGCGATTGTTCCCGATCACGATCTTTCAGTGATGAAAGATCAGCAAACTTTGTATGATGTTACCAGCAATGTTTTATGCGGCATGAAGGATGTTCTTGAACAAGAACATCCTGATATCGTGTTGGTGCATGGTGATACAACAACAACATTTGCTACGGCGTTGGCAGCGTTCTACCAACAAATACCGGTAGGGCATGTTGAAGCGGGATTGCGTACCCATAATATTTATTCACCATTTCCGGAAGAATTCAACCGTCAGGCTGCCGGCATTATAGCTACCTTGCATTTTGCGCCTACTGAAACGGCAAAAGCAAATTTAGTAAGCGAAGGCAAAAATACTGACCATATTTATGTGACCGGTAATACCGCGATCGATGCCCTGCAAACGACTGTCAGCGATGACTATGAACACGAAATGCTGAAGTGGGCAGATGGCAGTCGTTTAATTTTATTGACCGCTCATCGCCGGGAAAATTTAGGTGAACCAATGCGCCATATGTTCCGTGCAATTCGTCGTGTTGTTGAAGAACATGATGATGTAAAGGTAATTTATCCGGTGCATTTAAATCCATTGGTACAAGCTGCGGCTCAAGAAGAACTTGGTGATCATGACCGTATCCGATTAATCAATCCATTGGAAGTTATTGATTTCCATAACTTCCTTAATCACGCTAATATTATTCTGACTGATTCAGGCGGCATTCAAGAAGAAGCACCATCACTTGGTGTTCCGGTCTTGGTTATGCGTGATACGACCGAACGTCCGGAAGGGGTTGCTGCCGGTACTTTAAAACTGGCAGGCACTGATGAGGCAACAATCTATCAGTTGATTACTGAACTATTAGATGATCCTGCTGTGTATCAGTCAATGGCAACGGCTTCAAACCCGTATGGCGACGGTCACGCGAGTGAGCGTATTGCAGCCATTATCGAGGAATATTTCTCTGATAAATAA
- a CDS encoding NfeD family protein gives MSLLFVWIAIIILAVLIDLLTSNFLFVFFAGGAIVALIAEALNLGWAVEIIAFILVSIILLVIFYPMIHKKTREQRALAQTPEQSYIGKRFILNKNLTDTLQHKIDGIYWQIKNGESTIIAAGTEVEITAVEGNKFIIKIYHKEA, from the coding sequence ATGAGCTTACTTTTTGTTTGGATAGCAATTATTATCCTTGCAGTTCTCATAGACTTATTGACTAGCAATTTCCTATTTGTTTTCTTTGCCGGCGGCGCTATTGTTGCTTTAATTGCCGAGGCATTAAACTTAGGATGGGCTGTTGAAATCATTGCCTTTATTCTAGTGTCGATTATCTTATTGGTGATCTTTTATCCAATGATTCATAAGAAGACACGTGAACAACGGGCTTTGGCACAAACACCAGAGCAGTCATACATCGGTAAACGGTTTATTTTAAATAAAAACCTGACTGATACATTACAACATAAAATTGATGGTATTTATTGGCAAATCAAAAATGGTGAATCAACAATTATTGCTGCTGGCACTGAGGTTGAGATTACCGCTGTTGAAGGTAACAAATTTATTATCAAAATTTATCACAAAGAAGCTTAG
- a CDS encoding SPFH domain-containing protein, with protein sequence MNGLIALIVVVIIFAILFIALFSSIKIVSTSNVMILERFGQFRKVLQPGWHFIIPFAERVVRRISTKQQILDIPPQTVITKDNVNISVDNVIFYRVINAQDAVYNIEEYQAGIVYSTITNMRNIIGNLVLDDVLSGRDRINSELLQVIDEITDAYGIKILSVEIKNINPPMEIQQAMEKQMRAERDKRAVILQAEGDKQSQIARAEGEKQAAILQAEATKQANIRMAEGMRESQILEAEGKALAIRQIADADAAAIELVNTAILTSGTNEVVIALKQVEALKEMALNPANKLILPNETLSSLGSIAAIGDILKNGLDK encoded by the coding sequence ATGAATGGACTTATAGCATTAATTGTAGTTGTCATCATCTTTGCAATTCTTTTCATTGCCCTCTTCTCGTCAATCAAAATCGTATCGACAAGTAACGTTATGATTTTAGAACGTTTTGGTCAATTTAGAAAAGTACTGCAACCTGGATGGCATTTCATTATTCCTTTTGCAGAACGTGTTGTTCGTCGTATTTCGACCAAACAACAGATTTTGGATATTCCGCCACAAACAGTAATCACTAAAGATAACGTTAATATTTCAGTTGATAATGTTATCTTCTACCGTGTTATTAATGCACAAGATGCTGTTTACAACATTGAGGAATATCAAGCTGGTATTGTTTATTCAACAATTACCAACATGCGTAATATTATTGGTAACTTAGTACTTGATGATGTTTTATCTGGTCGTGACCGGATTAACAGTGAATTGCTTCAAGTTATTGATGAAATTACTGATGCTTACGGAATTAAAATTCTTTCAGTTGAGATTAAAAATATTAACCCGCCAATGGAAATTCAGCAAGCAATGGAAAAACAAATGCGTGCTGAGCGTGATAAACGGGCAGTTATCCTTCAAGCTGAAGGGGACAAACAAAGTCAGATTGCTCGTGCCGAAGGTGAAAAACAAGCAGCTATTCTACAAGCGGAAGCAACTAAACAAGCAAACATCCGTATGGCTGAGGGTATGCGTGAATCGCAAATCCTGGAAGCCGAAGGGAAAGCGTTGGCAATCCGCCAAATCGCTGATGCTGATGCCGCAGCAATTGAACTTGTCAATACTGCGATTCTTACTTCCGGAACAAACGAAGTTGTTATCGCTTTAAAACAAGTTGAAGCTTTAAAAGAAATGGCCTTGAATCCTGCTAACAAGTTAATCTTGCCAAACGAAACTTTATCATCACTGGGCAGCATTGCCGCTATTGGTGATATTCTGAAAAACGGATTGGATAAATAA
- a CDS encoding SulP family inorganic anion transporter yields the protein MFNYVLLSLKNYKKAYLKNDIISGIVVAALTIPVAMGYAQVAGLPPIYGLYASFLPILGYAIFASSPQMIFGIDATASAITGSILVALGIAAGSAEALAFVPMLAFFTGIFFILFAVLKVGKFVSYVSKPVMSGFISGISLSILVGQIPKMMGLNADGTDFFGNLAIIVGQFLQSNWIGFSMAIVSAIVILFFKKKFPKIPMSLIVLVIATIITGVFQLDQYNIVIVGSIPSGFPQFAIPDFLHFDNWVGAIGGGLVITIACFADSLLTSESFALQNKYEVDDNRELFAFGMSNFAAAISGVSSVSASVSRTAANVQFKGKTQLVSIVAAAVIAIVLLFLSGFLYYMPQPVLSAIIFAALVGVIDVKYFLSLAKYAKDQAAIWLLSMVGVLIVGVLFGVGVGVLLSFIMMIIKVLSPSGDVLGQITGKDRYYSLRRHPEAKEIPGVIIYRYASALYFANSEEFADHIKKAVKDDTKTFIFDASAMTGVDVSAAETLGNVLTWLDEHHIQYYFVKTLGDLVDDFNENELNYIETDGHIVATIDEALKLIAK from the coding sequence ATGTTTAATTACGTTTTGTTATCGTTGAAAAATTATAAGAAAGCTTATTTAAAAAATGATATTATTTCTGGTATTGTCGTGGCTGCATTAACGATTCCGGTGGCGATGGGGTATGCGCAAGTTGCCGGATTGCCACCGATTTACGGTTTGTATGCTTCATTTTTGCCGATTTTAGGGTATGCAATCTTTGCCAGTTCACCACAGATGATTTTTGGTATTGATGCGACTGCCAGCGCGATTACCGGTTCAATTTTAGTTGCTTTGGGGATAGCGGCCGGTTCAGCGGAAGCGTTGGCATTTGTGCCGATGCTGGCGTTCTTTACCGGGATATTCTTTATCCTGTTTGCCGTGCTTAAAGTAGGGAAGTTTGTTTCCTATGTGTCTAAGCCGGTTATGAGTGGTTTTATCTCAGGTATCAGTTTATCGATTTTAGTTGGTCAGATTCCTAAGATGATGGGTTTGAATGCTGATGGTACGGATTTCTTTGGTAACTTAGCGATTATTGTTGGTCAGTTTTTACAATCAAATTGGATAGGCTTTTCAATGGCAATTGTTTCTGCAATAGTTATCTTATTCTTTAAGAAAAAGTTTCCTAAGATTCCGATGTCATTGATTGTTTTGGTTATCGCGACAATCATTACCGGGGTATTCCAATTGGATCAATATAATATTGTTATTGTTGGGTCAATTCCAAGTGGTTTCCCACAATTTGCAATTCCTGACTTTTTGCATTTTGATAACTGGGTTGGTGCAATCGGCGGTGGGCTGGTTATTACCATTGCATGTTTTGCCGATTCATTATTAACCAGTGAAAGTTTTGCTTTGCAAAATAAATACGAAGTTGATGATAATCGCGAGCTCTTTGCTTTTGGGATGTCAAACTTTGCAGCGGCAATTTCCGGAGTTTCTTCAGTAAGTGCCAGTGTCTCACGGACGGCTGCTAACGTACAATTTAAAGGGAAAACTCAATTAGTATCAATTGTAGCGGCGGCAGTGATTGCTATTGTCTTATTATTCTTAAGCGGTTTCCTGTATTACATGCCACAACCGGTTTTGTCAGCAATTATTTTTGCTGCGCTGGTAGGAGTTATTGATGTGAAATATTTCCTGAGTTTAGCGAAATACGCCAAAGATCAAGCAGCTATCTGGCTGTTGTCAATGGTTGGTGTCTTGATTGTTGGTGTGCTTTTCGGTGTCGGTGTCGGGGTTTTATTATCATTCATTATGATGATTATTAAAGTATTATCTCCAAGCGGCGATGTTCTTGGTCAAATCACTGGTAAAGATCGATATTATAGCTTACGTCGTCATCCGGAAGCAAAAGAAATTCCAGGGGTAATTATTTATCGATACGCCAGTGCATTATATTTTGCTAACAGTGAAGAATTTGCCGATCATATTAAAAAGGCGGTAAAAGATGATACCAAAACCTTTATTTTTGATGCTAGCGCAATGACCGGTGTTGATGTTTCGGCAGCTGAAACACTGGGTAATGTGTTAACCTGGTTGGATGAACACCACATTCAATATTACTTTGTGAAAACGCTAGGAGATTTGGTTGATGATTTCAATGAAAACGAACTGAATTATATTGAAACTGACGGTCACATTGTAGCGACTATTGATGAAGCGCTTAAGCTTATTGCAAAATAG
- a CDS encoding ABC-F family ATP-binding cassette domain-containing protein yields the protein MIVLSTSKLTKAIGTDVIIEDIQLELQDGERIALVGANGAGKSTLLRILAGLESYTSGTISQAKNTTLGYLAQEEGLVLTNTIWQEAYSVFEQLRVIEAQLHQIALQMSDEAVYSDADKLDKVAHQYERLREEFEQKGGYQYEAKIRSILHGFGFFEADYDKLIDTLSGGQKTRLALAKLLLAEPDILLLDEPTNHLDIATLDWLENYLRGYRGAILIVSHDRYFLDRLAQYVYEIENHKINRFVGNYTAYTIEKEARFEQQVKEYQKQQTDIKKLEEFIARNLVRASTTKRAQSRRKKLEKMDRLDRPSILKTMRRIEFDVEKQSGKDVLGFNNIKVGVDGTTLFSVDEFQVHCGDSIAFIGRNGIGKSTFLKTIVGILPLISGEIKYGANVELGYYDQEHQQMVANKTVLNELWDAHPLMDEKDIRGTLGLFLFHGEDCFKKVKSLSGGEKSRLALAKLLLQKANTLILDEPTNHLDLNSKSTLEDALIDYEGTQLFVSHDRYFINRVATQIVEITEDGWQIYIGDYDYYLEKQAQQQEAVVEVPAQKEKAVEVVAAAPTPPPTKKKVSIYTLTKIETEIHDTEQEIEEVKAAQLLPENYHDARNSAALLEQLDDLEIKLDKLMTEWSELQE from the coding sequence ATGATTGTACTCTCAACAAGCAAACTGACAAAAGCAATAGGGACCGATGTCATCATTGAAGACATCCAATTGGAACTCCAGGACGGCGAACGCATCGCCTTGGTTGGTGCCAACGGCGCCGGAAAATCAACACTGCTGCGAATATTAGCCGGCTTGGAAAGTTATACCAGCGGTACTATATCACAAGCCAAAAACACCACTTTAGGCTATTTAGCCCAAGAAGAAGGTTTGGTGCTGACCAATACTATCTGGCAGGAAGCCTATAGTGTTTTTGAGCAACTGCGCGTTATTGAAGCACAATTGCACCAGATTGCTTTACAAATGAGTGACGAAGCCGTTTACAGTGATGCTGATAAACTCGACAAAGTTGCTCATCAATATGAACGCCTGCGTGAAGAATTTGAACAAAAAGGCGGTTATCAATATGAAGCTAAAATTCGCTCAATCTTACACGGGTTTGGTTTTTTTGAAGCTGATTACGATAAATTAATTGATACCCTCAGTGGTGGTCAGAAAACACGTTTGGCATTAGCGAAGCTATTGCTTGCTGAACCGGATATTCTGTTGCTTGATGAACCTACCAACCACTTGGATATTGCTACATTGGACTGGCTGGAAAATTATTTACGTGGCTATCGCGGGGCAATCTTGATTGTTTCCCATGACCGCTACTTTCTCGATCGCCTGGCACAATATGTCTATGAAATTGAAAACCATAAAATCAATCGTTTTGTCGGCAACTATACCGCCTATACTATTGAAAAAGAAGCACGCTTTGAGCAGCAAGTCAAAGAATATCAAAAACAACAAACTGATATTAAAAAGCTGGAAGAATTTATTGCTCGCAACTTAGTTCGAGCCTCAACAACTAAACGTGCCCAAAGCCGTCGTAAAAAACTGGAAAAAATGGATCGCCTTGATCGACCGTCAATTTTGAAAACAATGCGCCGCATTGAATTTGATGTTGAAAAGCAAAGCGGAAAAGATGTACTCGGGTTTAACAACATTAAAGTCGGTGTTGATGGCACTACCCTCTTCTCGGTTGATGAATTTCAAGTTCATTGCGGTGATAGTATCGCCTTTATCGGCCGTAACGGGATTGGTAAATCAACCTTCCTTAAAACCATCGTTGGCATTCTGCCGCTGATTAGCGGTGAAATAAAATATGGTGCTAATGTTGAACTTGGTTACTATGACCAGGAACATCAGCAAATGGTTGCCAACAAAACCGTCTTAAACGAACTTTGGGATGCGCATCCGCTTATGGATGAAAAAGATATCCGTGGTACTCTGGGTCTTTTCCTCTTCCATGGTGAAGATTGTTTCAAGAAAGTGAAAAGCTTATCTGGTGGTGAAAAAAGTCGCTTGGCACTAGCAAAACTATTGCTGCAAAAAGCAAACACCTTAATACTTGATGAACCTACCAACCATTTGGACTTAAACAGCAAATCAACCTTGGAGGATGCCTTAATCGACTACGAAGGCACTCAGCTTTTTGTATCCCATGACCGCTACTTCATTAACCGCGTTGCCACCCAAATCGTTGAAATTACCGAAGATGGCTGGCAAATCTATATCGGTGACTATGATTACTATTTGGAGAAACAGGCACAACAGCAAGAAGCTGTTGTGGAAGTTCCTGCTCAAAAAGAAAAAGCGGTTGAAGTTGTCGCTGCCGCGCCAACCCCACCGCCGACAAAAAAGAAAGTATCCATCTACACCCTTACAAAAATAGAAACTGAAATTCATGATACTGAACAAGAAATTGAGGAAGTAAAAGCCGCACAGTTGCTGCCGGAGAATTACCACGATGCCCGCAACAGTGCCGCCTTGCTCGAACAATTAGATGATTTAGAAATCAAGCTTGATAAGCTTATGACTGAGTGGAGCGAATTACAGGAATAA
- a CDS encoding NAD(P)H-dependent flavin oxidoreductase yields the protein MKGIRIGQYEIEKPIVQGGMGLGISWDSLAGNVSANGGLGTISSVGTGYYQEGRFAKKLVKGRPFDTENLYNAEALKEIFKNARKICGDKPLACNILRAINDYDRVVGDAIAAGANIIVTGAGLPLNLATLVADHPQVEIVPIVSSDRALKIICSRWQRAGRLPGAVIVEGPLSGGHQGAKMEELELPEHQLEAILPPIVEERDKWGDFPIIVAGGVWDNDDIKRLMALGADAVQLGTRFAATYESDASQGFKDVLLNATNDDIIYVKSPVGYPGRAVRTPLTTDLQPNPKIQCISNCVQPCDKAKGARQVGFCIADSLADAQAGKYETGLFFTGANGYRVDKLYHVDELINELMGE from the coding sequence ATGAAGGGAATTCGCATCGGACAGTATGAAATTGAGAAGCCAATTGTACAAGGCGGAATGGGTCTTGGCATCAGTTGGGATAGTTTAGCAGGAAATGTTTCGGCTAATGGCGGTTTAGGCACCATTAGCTCAGTAGGAACCGGCTATTATCAAGAAGGCCGTTTTGCAAAGAAGTTAGTAAAGGGACGTCCCTTTGATACTGAGAACTTATACAATGCTGAGGCATTGAAAGAGATATTTAAAAATGCCCGTAAAATTTGCGGTGATAAACCGCTTGCTTGCAATATCTTGCGCGCTATCAATGATTACGACCGCGTTGTCGGCGATGCTATCGCTGCCGGTGCCAACATCATTGTGACCGGCGCCGGATTGCCGTTAAACCTGGCAACCCTTGTTGCCGACCATCCGCAAGTAGAGATTGTGCCAATCGTTTCCAGCGACCGCGCCCTCAAAATTATCTGTAGTCGCTGGCAACGTGCCGGGCGCCTGCCTGGTGCGGTTATCGTTGAGGGTCCATTGAGCGGTGGTCATCAAGGTGCAAAAATGGAAGAGTTGGAATTACCAGAACATCAACTGGAAGCAATTTTACCGCCAATTGTTGAAGAGCGTGATAAATGGGGCGATTTCCCGATTATTGTTGCCGGCGGTGTTTGGGACAATGATGATATAAAACGATTGATGGCACTTGGTGCTGATGCGGTTCAATTAGGAACCCGATTTGCAGCAACTTATGAAAGTGATGCTAGCCAAGGCTTTAAAGATGTATTGTTGAATGCCACCAACGATGACATTATTTATGTCAAATCACCAGTAGGCTATCCTGGTCGGGCAGTACGTACACCACTGACAACTGATTTACAGCCGAATCCAAAGATTCAATGCATCAGTAACTGTGTACAACCATGTGATAAAGCTAAGGGAGCCCGCCAAGTTGGTTTCTGTATCGCCGATAGTTTGGCTGATGCCCAAGCCGGCAAGTACGAAACCGGCCTGTTCTTTACCGGTGCCAATGGTTACCGCGTTGATAAACTTTATCATGTTGATGAACTTATTAATGAGTTAATGGGTGAATAA
- a CDS encoding LapB repeat-containing protein: protein MSKKLTAMLLAIVLFVGGFVAIQNPVAAGTDTVVIIPDAGLKAALNRAVGQADDADITDTQMETIKYLQVIASNNLTIADFTGIEYAINLESIYITGGLTASDITPITLLPKLNTLTLSGNNLETLPDMNGMTSLTSLSLYTPISSDEFTKFNQLPNLRYASFESNMKITSIAALAELPNLDTLRCQTCGISDFTVINQFPKLISLAAYGQNTGRYNAPVELTATELQYDEAAGTIFFPFSMMPDRLTNFDGEQSPFTTSNSASNTYFDFNGVQLPSSRLSIDSSGITVTGVTREEFDGIDTFEYNARYTWSAGQYAEPPGFSFYSLTGGTYLQIFNVDHSLAITADPEITYSVDAAKSEAEFLSDVHATTNDGSPITSDFATAVNLNVPGRYIVTLNAQNTLGVQADPVQVVVIVTDNTPINPPTDNNNDTTSNNNNPDLPVTGQEFAAPVLVGLLIITAAAGLLYMRRK, encoded by the coding sequence ATGAGTAAAAAATTAACAGCGATGCTTTTAGCAATCGTTTTATTTGTTGGTGGCTTTGTAGCTATCCAAAATCCGGTAGCAGCAGGAACTGATACCGTAGTAATTATTCCCGATGCAGGATTAAAAGCAGCTTTAAACCGGGCAGTGGGGCAAGCAGATGATGCTGATATTACTGATACGCAAATGGAAACAATTAAGTATTTGCAGGTAATAGCATCAAACAATTTAACGATTGCCGACTTTACCGGCATTGAATATGCAATTAACTTAGAAAGTATTTATATTACAGGTGGTTTGACGGCAAGTGATATCACACCGATTACTTTACTGCCGAAACTGAATACTTTAACGCTAAGCGGAAATAATTTGGAAACTTTACCAGATATGAATGGGATGACAAGTCTAACTAGCTTAAGTTTATATACACCAATTTCAAGTGATGAATTTACTAAATTTAATCAATTACCGAATCTACGGTACGCATCATTTGAAAGTAATATGAAAATCACCAGTATTGCAGCATTGGCAGAACTGCCTAATTTAGACACATTGCGTTGTCAAACTTGTGGTATTAGTGATTTTACGGTGATTAATCAGTTTCCTAAATTAATTAGTTTGGCTGCTTACGGTCAAAATACTGGGCGCTATAATGCGCCGGTAGAACTTACAGCAACCGAACTGCAATATGATGAAGCAGCAGGGACTATTTTCTTTCCGTTCTCAATGATGCCTGATCGGCTGACAAATTTTGATGGCGAGCAATCACCATTTACAACTTCAAATTCAGCCAGCAACACTTATTTTGATTTCAATGGTGTGCAACTGCCATCAAGTCGCTTATCAATAGATAGCAGCGGTATTACTGTAACCGGCGTGACTCGTGAGGAATTTGATGGCATTGATACCTTTGAATACAATGCCCGCTATACTTGGTCAGCTGGTCAATATGCCGAACCTCCGGGATTCAGCTTCTATTCATTAACCGGTGGTACCTATCTGCAAATCTTTAATGTTGACCACAGTTTAGCAATTACTGCCGATCCGGAAATCACTTATTCAGTTGATGCTGCTAAGAGCGAAGCCGAGTTTCTCAGTGATGTCCATGCAACAACTAATGATGGTTCACCAATAACCTCGGATTTTGCAACTGCAGTGAACCTGAATGTTCCTGGTCGCTATATAGTTACCCTAAATGCGCAAAATACTTTGGGCGTACAAGCTGATCCAGTACAAGTGGTCGTTATTGTTACCGATAATACACCAATAAATCCACCAACTGACAATAATAACGATACTACAAGTAATAACAACAATCCTGACTTACCGGTTACCGGCCAAGAATTTGCCGCGCCAGTATTAGTTGGACTACTGATTATTACTGCCGCAGCCGGACTTTTATATATGAGAAGAAAATAA
- a CDS encoding chloride channel protein, whose product MIKVGKRLATTLIATGITALILSAFLSLLTIAENIFFTYPLLLLGLPLAGVALLALYNQFGRNAGLGNLLLLSSYRAHDQVPMRMSVLAPLATIVSHFFGASVGREGIGLQVGGSLFSGIAGKLGLDEESRRILLLSGVSAGFSIIFGTPLTGIVFGFEFIGWREYKWQSAVYSVIAAFLGVWVTQLLGITHAHFQPLIADDFSLATIFKIMLIGVAVGVGARLFILLVRACKRGYKQLFQNPYIRIAVAGSVVALVALLLQTVRYQGLGLDLISDAFIGQTSLFDGIAKIVTTGLSIGGGFYGGEVTPLFAMGASLGSAIAVFFGLSPLLGASIGYVGLFSGAARAPLTGIVLGFELFGWQGLLFYAIVCGLAVLITGKRHIYTDLSI is encoded by the coding sequence ATGATAAAAGTTGGCAAGCGACTCGCAACTACACTTATTGCAACCGGCATTACGGCACTTATTTTAAGTGCCTTTTTGTCACTGCTGACAATTGCCGAAAATATCTTTTTCACCTATCCCTTATTGCTGCTCGGCTTACCGCTCGCCGGCGTCGCTCTGCTGGCACTTTACAACCAGTTCGGTCGTAACGCCGGCCTTGGTAACTTGTTGTTGCTCAGCAGTTACCGGGCGCATGATCAAGTGCCGATGCGCATGTCAGTGCTAGCGCCGCTGGCAACAATTGTCAGCCATTTTTTCGGTGCCTCAGTTGGGCGCGAAGGGATTGGCTTACAAGTTGGCGGTTCATTGTTTTCCGGAATTGCCGGGAAACTCGGGCTCGATGAGGAGTCGCGCCGGATTTTGCTATTAAGCGGTGTGAGTGCCGGTTTTTCAATTATATTTGGCACACCATTAACCGGTATTGTCTTTGGCTTTGAGTTTATCGGCTGGCGCGAATATAAGTGGCAGTCAGCGGTGTATAGCGTGATTGCCGCATTTCTTGGTGTATGGGTTACTCAATTACTGGGTATTACTCATGCACATTTCCAACCGTTAATTGCTGATGACTTTTCTTTGGCAACTATCTTTAAAATCATGCTTATTGGCGTAGCCGTTGGAGTTGGTGCCCGACTATTTATCCTACTAGTACGTGCCTGCAAGCGTGGTTACAAGCAACTGTTCCAAAATCCATATATCCGCATTGCTGTTGCCGGCAGTGTAGTAGCGTTGGTTGCGTTGTTGTTACAAACTGTGCGCTACCAAGGGCTCGGTCTGGATTTAATCAGTGATGCCTTTATTGGGCAGACCTCTTTGTTTGATGGCATTGCCAAGATTGTTACTACCGGACTTTCAATTGGCGGCGGTTTTTACGGTGGCGAGGTGACGCCGCTTTTTGCAATGGGAGCGTCACTGGGATCAGCAATAGCGGTTTTCTTTGGTTTATCGCCATTGCTCGGTGCATCAATTGGCTACGTCGGTTTATTTTCCGGAGCTGCCCGGGCGCCATTGACAGGCATCGTGCTTGGTTTTGAACTATTTGGCTGGCAGGGGCTGTTGTTTTACGCAATTGTTTGCGGCCTTGCGGTACTTATTACCGGCAAACGTCATATTTATACTGATTTATCTATTTAG